From a single Rhodococcus qingshengii JCM 15477 genomic region:
- a CDS encoding DHA2 family efflux MFS transporter permease subunit, with the protein MNISPTTRKWLGLIAIALGVALIVVDTTIVNVIVPSIIEDLGINSVQAQWIQESYAIVFAALLLLVGRVADLVGARRIFIAGVVVFGATSLLAGLAPNGGLLILARFLQGAGAAMILPTSLSLLNAMFTGKARGQAFAVWGSTIGAASALGPLLGGWLAEHASWRWAFGINIPLAALILIGAVLFIAPSPRTAGRIDATGAALSIAGLGLLAFGLVEGRTYGWLTTKEPFDLFGLSWSSGPSPVLVALVLAVLSLGAFAYRQTMLTRSADPSRALMDVRLFSISSFRNGNIATLIIGLGEFGIVAVLPLWLQFTLGYSALQAGLALVPIAIGSFVASGASFGLASKVSPLGLVRIGLALEALGLAGLGFIAATDSPWWTIAAVLFFYGIGVGFATAQVTNVVLEEIPEQSAGQGSGIQSAFRQLGSALGIAVLTTVFFSTLNSTLNNDLTGSGVDQAQADQLTRAVTDSAGAAIDSLSGSPNTAFVADAAQSAMTHGITLGGYLAAGFVVVGLIATALIPNKPAPSNEEETKAAADVA; encoded by the coding sequence GTGAATATCTCACCCACCACCCGCAAGTGGTTGGGCCTGATCGCCATTGCACTCGGCGTGGCACTGATCGTCGTCGACACCACGATCGTCAACGTCATAGTTCCCTCGATCATCGAAGATCTCGGGATCAATTCCGTTCAGGCTCAATGGATCCAAGAGTCCTACGCAATCGTGTTCGCGGCACTCCTGCTTCTGGTCGGCAGAGTTGCCGACCTGGTCGGCGCCCGTCGTATCTTCATCGCCGGTGTCGTCGTGTTCGGGGCAACGAGCCTGCTGGCCGGACTGGCGCCGAACGGCGGTCTGCTCATCCTGGCGCGCTTCCTGCAGGGCGCCGGCGCGGCCATGATCCTGCCCACGTCACTGTCGCTTCTGAACGCGATGTTCACCGGAAAGGCGCGCGGCCAGGCCTTCGCGGTCTGGGGCTCCACCATCGGCGCTGCATCCGCCCTCGGCCCATTGCTCGGCGGCTGGCTTGCCGAACATGCCTCATGGCGTTGGGCATTCGGGATCAACATTCCGCTTGCTGCGCTCATTCTGATCGGCGCAGTGCTGTTCATCGCGCCCTCACCCCGCACCGCTGGGCGCATCGACGCCACCGGAGCAGCACTGTCCATCGCCGGGCTCGGCCTGCTGGCCTTCGGCCTCGTCGAGGGACGTACGTACGGGTGGCTGACCACGAAGGAACCCTTCGATCTGTTCGGTCTTTCATGGTCCAGCGGACCGTCGCCGGTTCTGGTGGCGCTGGTTCTCGCCGTTCTGTCGCTCGGTGCGTTCGCCTACCGTCAAACCATGCTCACCCGCAGCGCCGATCCGTCGCGGGCACTGATGGACGTACGGTTGTTCTCCATCTCGTCGTTCCGCAACGGCAACATCGCGACGCTGATCATCGGGCTCGGCGAGTTCGGAATCGTTGCGGTGCTTCCTCTCTGGCTCCAGTTCACGCTCGGATACAGCGCACTCCAGGCAGGGCTCGCACTGGTTCCCATTGCCATCGGCAGCTTTGTCGCCAGTGGTGCGAGCTTCGGGCTGGCATCGAAGGTCTCGCCGTTGGGCTTGGTCCGTATCGGTTTGGCTCTCGAGGCGCTCGGTCTCGCCGGTCTCGGATTCATCGCTGCGACAGACAGCCCCTGGTGGACTATCGCCGCAGTGCTGTTCTTCTACGGAATCGGCGTCGGTTTTGCGACTGCGCAGGTGACCAACGTCGTGCTCGAGGAGATTCCCGAGCAGAGCGCCGGTCAAGGCTCCGGCATTCAGAGCGCGTTCCGCCAACTCGGATCCGCACTGGGCATCGCTGTCCTCACCACGGTCTTCTTCAGCACTCTCAATTCGACGCTGAACAACGACCTCACCGGATCCGGTGTCGACCAAGCTCAGGCTGATCAGTTGACGCGGGCAGTCACCGACAGCGCAGGCGCCGCCATCGACTCGCTGTCCGGTTCACCGAACACTGCCTTCGTCGCCGACGCTGCCCAATCTGCGATGACTCACGGCATCACACTCGGCGGATACCTTGCGGCCGGATTTGTCGTGGTGGGCCTGATCGCCACGGCGCTCATCCCGAACAAGCCGGCCCCGTCAAACGAGGAGGAAACGAAAGCAGCAGCCGACGTCGCCTGA
- a CDS encoding MarR family winged helix-turn-helix transcriptional regulator has protein sequence MEAPRDISVERERLMDEFRAYGGTFTEFSHRFASWLGLHSTDATALMEITAAEEKGTPLSPARLGERISLTSGATTALLNRLEKAGHIVRTRENADRRVVTLHSSAHVQDLADEFFGPLAVRLDAMMAKYPPELLSRFEEFLVDLHSTMNEHLEQDNR, from the coding sequence GTGGAGGCACCGCGCGACATCTCCGTAGAGCGGGAGCGGCTGATGGACGAATTCCGCGCGTACGGTGGCACGTTCACCGAATTCAGCCATCGATTCGCGTCGTGGCTCGGCCTGCATTCCACCGACGCGACTGCCTTGATGGAAATCACCGCTGCCGAGGAGAAGGGGACGCCGCTCTCACCCGCCCGCCTCGGAGAGCGGATCTCGCTGACGTCGGGTGCAACCACCGCGTTGCTCAACCGCCTGGAGAAGGCGGGACATATCGTCCGGACCCGAGAGAATGCAGACCGGCGAGTGGTCACGCTGCACAGCAGTGCGCATGTGCAGGACCTGGCGGACGAGTTCTTCGGGCCCCTTGCCGTGCGACTCGACGCCATGATGGCGAAGTACCCGCCCGAACTGCTCAGTCGATTCGAGGAATTTCTCGTCGACCTTCACTCGACGATGAACGAACACCTCGAGCAGGACAACCGCTGA
- a CDS encoding ABC transporter substrate-binding protein, whose translation MHSRTTLRSRTSVRVAMVALATVFAATACGSSDAGGNANGNTDVATGGKLFSTADTETAKLGSDAAPGEFPRTITHALGETTLEAKPTRVVVLDSGELDEVLSLGITPVGIASPESAAGQPSYLADKLVGVPDVGTTNNLNLEAITALQPDLILGSKLRQDKLYPQLAAIAPTVFSIRPGFPWKENFLLAGDALGEETKAEQVLNDYQEHADKVRESIDGSPTVSLVRFMSGKLRLYGNLSFIGVILKDVGLPRPAIQDIDELAVEVSPETITEAEGDRIFYSSYGNPADTGQTTVVAGPLWASMDAVKEGRATEVSDETWFLGLGPTGAGLVLDDLQAKLGK comes from the coding sequence ATGCACTCACGCACCACTCTCCGGAGCCGCACGTCGGTCCGGGTCGCCATGGTTGCCTTGGCGACTGTTTTTGCCGCTACGGCCTGCGGCTCTTCCGACGCCGGCGGCAACGCGAACGGCAACACCGATGTCGCGACCGGCGGCAAGCTGTTCAGCACCGCCGACACGGAAACCGCGAAGCTCGGCAGCGATGCCGCGCCAGGCGAGTTCCCTCGCACCATCACCCATGCCCTGGGCGAGACCACCCTCGAGGCCAAGCCGACCCGCGTCGTCGTCCTCGACAGCGGTGAACTCGACGAGGTTCTCTCGCTCGGGATCACCCCGGTCGGCATCGCCAGCCCGGAAAGCGCCGCCGGTCAGCCGTCGTACCTGGCGGACAAGTTGGTCGGTGTCCCCGATGTCGGCACGACCAACAACCTCAACCTCGAGGCGATCACCGCACTGCAGCCCGATCTGATCCTCGGCAGCAAGCTGCGCCAGGACAAGCTTTACCCGCAACTCGCGGCAATCGCTCCGACGGTCTTCAGCATCCGCCCCGGCTTTCCGTGGAAGGAGAACTTCCTCCTTGCCGGTGACGCACTCGGCGAGGAGACCAAGGCCGAGCAGGTTCTCAACGACTACCAAGAGCACGCCGACAAGGTACGTGAGTCGATCGACGGTTCCCCGACCGTTTCACTGGTTCGTTTCATGTCCGGGAAGCTGCGCCTGTACGGCAATCTGTCGTTCATCGGCGTCATCTTGAAGGACGTCGGCCTGCCCCGCCCGGCGATCCAGGACATCGACGAACTGGCCGTCGAGGTCAGCCCGGAAACGATCACCGAGGCGGAGGGTGACCGAATCTTCTACTCCAGCTACGGAAATCCCGCCGACACCGGCCAGACCACGGTTGTTGCCGGACCGCTGTGGGCCAGCATGGACGCAGTCAAGGAAGGACGCGCCACCGAGGTGAGCGACGAGACCTGGTTCCTGGGTCTCGGCCCGACAGGTGCCGGCCTGGTTCTCGACGACCTGCAGGCCAAGCTCGGCAAGTAG
- a CDS encoding acyl-CoA synthetase, which produces MTLNIADLFEAVADAIPDRVPLILEDVRLSYAELELRSNRLAHHLQSVGVEPGQHVGIHMRNCVEYVEALLACLKIRAVPINVNFRYADAELLYIYTNSQMVALLVEEEFAPTALAVVPQCPEITHVLIVGEDYENALAAQTDTRDFGPRSNDDHFIIYTGGTTGMPKGVVWRHEDFFFAALSGANLSGPPRRSLEEVVDAAVANTNPTVLLLIPPLMHGAAIYSLLTAFLMGAPRVLTRSFDPMEVLRLVEAEKITGITVVGDAIARPIADAIAASEGRYDLSTLQLIGSGGALFSPNLKAELTTRLPGLVIKDAFGASESGNDGVVEFGEDGSKRIRSNPNMILVDDEFRRIEPGSDTVGFIARAGHVPVAYFGDPAKTAATFPVVDGVRLAVLGDMGTMEADGTIVLLGRGSMCINSGGEKVYPEEVEQALKTHPAVFDALVAGAPDTRFGEKVAAVVQVRPGFEDVATESLSEHCRTHVAGYKIPRSIVLVPTILRSPSGKADYRWARETVAGA; this is translated from the coding sequence ATGACCCTGAACATTGCCGATCTGTTCGAGGCCGTTGCCGATGCGATCCCCGATCGAGTTCCCTTGATTCTGGAAGACGTGCGATTGAGCTACGCCGAACTCGAACTGCGATCGAACCGACTCGCTCATCACCTGCAGTCGGTGGGCGTCGAGCCTGGGCAGCACGTCGGTATTCACATGCGTAACTGCGTCGAGTACGTCGAAGCGCTCCTGGCTTGCTTGAAGATCAGAGCGGTACCGATCAACGTCAACTTCCGCTATGCCGATGCAGAACTCCTGTACATCTACACCAACTCTCAAATGGTGGCACTGCTGGTCGAAGAGGAATTCGCGCCGACGGCATTGGCCGTGGTTCCGCAGTGTCCGGAGATCACCCACGTGCTGATCGTCGGCGAAGACTACGAGAACGCCCTTGCCGCGCAGACTGATACCCGCGACTTCGGCCCTCGCAGCAACGACGACCATTTCATCATCTACACCGGCGGCACAACCGGAATGCCCAAGGGTGTGGTGTGGCGGCACGAGGACTTCTTCTTTGCCGCCCTGTCCGGAGCGAACCTCAGCGGGCCGCCGCGTCGTAGCCTCGAAGAGGTTGTGGATGCAGCTGTAGCGAACACCAATCCAACTGTGCTGCTACTCATCCCGCCGCTCATGCATGGAGCCGCAATCTATTCACTGCTCACGGCATTCCTCATGGGAGCGCCCCGAGTGCTGACCCGCAGCTTCGATCCGATGGAAGTGTTGCGACTGGTCGAGGCCGAGAAGATCACCGGAATCACCGTCGTCGGCGACGCGATTGCTCGACCGATCGCCGACGCCATCGCCGCAAGCGAAGGGCGCTACGACCTTTCGACTCTCCAACTGATCGGGTCGGGTGGCGCATTGTTCTCGCCGAACCTGAAGGCAGAACTGACAACCCGACTACCGGGGTTGGTGATCAAGGATGCATTCGGTGCTTCGGAATCCGGCAACGACGGCGTCGTCGAATTCGGTGAGGACGGTTCCAAGCGAATTCGATCCAACCCCAACATGATTCTTGTCGACGACGAATTCCGTCGCATCGAACCAGGCTCGGACACAGTCGGTTTCATCGCCCGGGCCGGCCATGTTCCCGTTGCCTACTTCGGCGACCCGGCCAAGACTGCTGCAACTTTTCCTGTCGTCGACGGGGTGCGTCTGGCGGTACTCGGGGACATGGGCACGATGGAAGCCGACGGAACCATCGTGCTGCTCGGGCGCGGTTCGATGTGCATCAACTCCGGCGGCGAGAAGGTCTACCCCGAAGAAGTGGAGCAGGCACTCAAAACTCACCCGGCAGTCTTCGACGCTTTGGTGGCGGGTGCGCCCGACACTCGATTCGGTGAGAAGGTCGCCGCGGTGGTGCAGGTTCGACCGGGATTCGAAGATGTTGCGACGGAATCATTGTCGGAGCATTGCCGCACCCACGTCGCCGGGTACAAGATCCCCCGCTCGATCGTGCTCGTACCAACGATCCTCCGCTCGCCCAGCGGTAAGGCCGACTACCGTTGGGCTCGCGAAACCGTAGCGGGAGCGTAA
- a CDS encoding VOC family protein codes for MIGQVDEVVVDCSAPAQLATFWAGILGGQPVERSAEWAFVDPPGWTRLAFQRVPESKLTKNRLHIDVSVDDVVAATEAAERLGATRVGTVQQDPAGTFQVLLDPEGNEWCVVRSAGR; via the coding sequence GTGATCGGGCAGGTCGATGAAGTAGTTGTGGATTGCTCCGCACCAGCCCAGTTGGCGACCTTCTGGGCCGGAATCCTCGGTGGGCAGCCGGTGGAGCGGAGCGCGGAGTGGGCGTTTGTCGACCCTCCAGGATGGACTCGCCTCGCCTTCCAACGTGTACCGGAATCCAAGCTGACGAAGAATCGTCTACACATCGACGTCAGTGTGGATGACGTCGTCGCGGCGACCGAAGCTGCCGAGCGCCTCGGCGCAACTCGGGTCGGTACTGTCCAGCAGGACCCGGCCGGCACCTTTCAGGTGCTGCTGGATCCCGAGGGAAACGAGTGGTGCGTCGTCCGAAGTGCCGGAAGGTGA
- a CDS encoding metallophosphoesterase — MSSQFRTNLTRTALGAAGAAALGIGYASGIERNAFALREVTMPVLAPGSSSLRVLHLSDLHMMPNQRLKQNWLRELEGLDPDLVVNTGDNLSHQRSVPAVVQALGDLLARPGLFVFGSNDYFAPKPKNPLSYIFNKDKRITGDPLPWGDLRAAFTERGWLDMTHVRRELEVAGIRIAAAGVDDPHLKRDRYDTVAGTPNPVAQLKLGLTHSPEPRVLDRFADDGYDLVLAGHTHGGQLCLPFYGALVTNCQIDRSRVKGPSKWGAHTQLHVSAGIGTSPWAPARFCCRPEATLLTLVPATRREPEHVSAHSSAESPASVLRN; from the coding sequence GTGTCTTCCCAGTTCCGCACCAATCTGACCCGCACCGCACTTGGTGCCGCGGGCGCCGCTGCACTAGGGATCGGGTACGCATCCGGCATCGAACGCAATGCATTTGCACTGCGTGAGGTGACGATGCCAGTCCTGGCGCCCGGTTCGTCGTCGCTGCGGGTCCTCCATCTCAGCGACCTGCACATGATGCCGAACCAACGGTTGAAACAGAATTGGTTGCGTGAGCTCGAAGGCCTCGACCCCGACCTCGTGGTCAACACCGGCGACAACTTGTCGCATCAGCGCAGCGTCCCGGCAGTGGTCCAGGCGCTCGGCGATCTGTTGGCTCGGCCGGGTCTGTTCGTCTTCGGCAGCAACGACTACTTCGCTCCGAAACCGAAGAATCCACTGAGCTACATCTTCAACAAGGACAAGCGCATCACCGGGGATCCCCTCCCCTGGGGCGATCTGCGGGCCGCGTTCACCGAACGTGGATGGCTGGACATGACCCACGTGCGCCGCGAACTCGAAGTGGCCGGTATTCGCATTGCTGCCGCCGGCGTCGATGATCCGCACCTGAAGCGCGATCGCTACGACACCGTCGCCGGAACACCCAATCCCGTCGCCCAGCTCAAGCTCGGCCTGACGCACTCACCCGAACCTCGAGTTCTCGACCGGTTCGCCGACGACGGCTACGACCTGGTGCTCGCCGGTCACACGCACGGTGGTCAGCTGTGCCTTCCGTTCTACGGCGCGCTGGTCACCAACTGCCAGATCGACCGATCCCGGGTCAAGGGACCGTCGAAGTGGGGCGCACACACCCAGCTGCACGTCTCAGCAGGCATCGGCACTTCGCCGTGGGCTCCGGCACGCTTCTGCTGCCGCCCCGAGGCAACTCTGCTGACTTTGGTTCCGGCGACCAGGCGCGAACCGGAGCATGTCTCCGCACACAGTTCCGCAGAGTCTCCAGCGTCGGTTCTACGCAACTGA
- a CDS encoding GatB/YqeY domain-containing protein yields the protein MSDTTPSLKATLRTDMVASMKAKDPLRTATLRMLMAAIQTEEVAGKEARVLTDEEIIKVLAKESKKRGESAEIYTENGRGELAAKERAEAQIIDEYLPTPLTDAELVDVVDTALAQVSEELGERPSMRQMGQVIKAASALAKGKADGARISAAVKSRL from the coding sequence ATGTCCGACACGACACCATCGCTCAAAGCCACCCTCCGAACCGACATGGTTGCATCCATGAAGGCGAAGGATCCGCTACGTACAGCCACCCTTCGGATGCTCATGGCAGCCATCCAGACCGAAGAGGTGGCCGGTAAGGAAGCACGGGTCCTCACCGACGAAGAAATCATCAAAGTCCTTGCAAAGGAATCGAAGAAGCGCGGCGAATCGGCCGAGATCTACACCGAGAACGGCCGCGGTGAACTTGCCGCGAAAGAGCGCGCCGAAGCTCAGATCATCGACGAGTACCTGCCGACGCCGTTGACCGACGCCGAACTCGTCGACGTCGTCGACACCGCCCTCGCTCAGGTGTCCGAGGAGCTCGGTGAGCGTCCGAGTATGCGTCAGATGGGCCAGGTCATCAAGGCCGCCAGCGCGCTGGCCAAGGGCAAGGCCGATGGCGCACGTATCTCTGCAGCAGTGAAGTCCCGCTTGTAG
- a CDS encoding penicillin-binding protein produces the protein MAKLAGSSALAGVLVAGVMFPVAGGFGFASNRAADTVDNVSAELVEGTVPAVSTMVDAAGNPIAWLYDQRRFEVPSEKISNNMKLAIVSIEDRRFPDHKGVDWQGTLRAFLTNTTTGEVQQGASTLDQQYVKNYQLLVVAKTDAERRAAIETTPARKIREIRMALTLDKELTKDEILTRYLNLVPFGNGSFGIQDAAQTYFGVDAADLTVPQSAMLAGMVQSSSALNPYTNVEGVTERRNTVLDTMITNIPDRADEFRAAKEEPLGVLETPNNLPRGCIAAGDRGFFCDYALKYLSDAGITRDQINEGGYLIKTTLDPQVQASTKAGLNANASANLDGIANVMNVIRPGQDSHKVIAMASSRTYGLNADADETVQAQPYSLAGDGAGSVFKIFTTAAAMEKGLGINATLDVPKRFEAKGMGSGGAAGCPVSTYCVENAGNYPPTLSVTDALAQSPNTAFVKLIEATGVTPTVDMAVRLGMRSYADPNTSGFDERSMADFQKEQNLGSFTLGPTWINPLELSNVAATLASHGKWCPPSPIDSVFDRYGKPVAVTEQGCEQVVEPGLADTLANAMSRDDVGAGTSAGAASSAGWSLPMSGKTGTTETHKSSAFLGFTNNLAAAVYIFGDSPTPGEICSSPLRPCYSGNLYGGTEPARSWFAAMNPVANNFGPTSLPPIDEKYARGSQNGQVPEVVGLSQSAATSRLQASGFTVNSVTTASGARAGTVTGVSPSGSAIPGSTVTIYISDGSVRAPAAPASPAAPAAPAPGATPPDATPPGGEPAPPAGTPPN, from the coding sequence GTGGCGAAGCTCGCCGGAAGCTCCGCATTGGCGGGTGTCCTGGTCGCAGGGGTGATGTTCCCGGTGGCCGGCGGATTCGGATTCGCGTCCAATCGCGCTGCCGATACCGTCGACAACGTCTCGGCCGAACTGGTCGAAGGCACGGTCCCCGCGGTGTCCACCATGGTCGATGCGGCAGGCAATCCCATTGCCTGGCTGTACGACCAACGACGCTTCGAAGTCCCGAGCGAGAAGATCTCCAACAACATGAAGTTGGCGATCGTCTCCATCGAGGACCGCCGGTTCCCCGACCACAAGGGCGTCGACTGGCAGGGAACGCTGCGCGCCTTCCTCACCAACACGACGACCGGTGAAGTGCAGCAGGGCGCGTCGACACTCGATCAGCAGTATGTGAAGAACTACCAACTGTTGGTCGTGGCCAAGACGGATGCCGAGCGCCGCGCTGCCATCGAGACCACCCCGGCCCGAAAGATCCGCGAGATCCGGATGGCGCTGACGCTGGACAAGGAACTCACGAAAGACGAGATCCTCACCCGGTACCTCAACCTCGTACCGTTCGGCAACGGATCCTTCGGCATTCAGGACGCGGCTCAGACCTACTTCGGCGTCGACGCCGCAGATCTGACCGTTCCGCAGTCCGCGATGCTGGCCGGCATGGTTCAGTCCAGCTCCGCGCTGAACCCGTACACGAACGTCGAGGGCGTGACCGAGCGTCGTAACACCGTGCTCGACACCATGATCACGAACATTCCGGATCGTGCCGACGAGTTCCGTGCAGCCAAGGAAGAGCCCCTCGGCGTCCTCGAAACCCCCAACAACTTGCCGCGCGGCTGCATCGCTGCAGGCGATCGCGGATTCTTCTGTGATTACGCACTGAAGTACCTCTCGGATGCCGGAATCACCCGCGACCAGATCAACGAGGGTGGTTACCTCATCAAGACCACTCTCGATCCGCAGGTCCAGGCGTCCACCAAGGCCGGACTGAACGCGAACGCGAGCGCCAACCTCGACGGCATCGCGAACGTGATGAACGTGATCAGGCCGGGCCAGGATTCACACAAGGTCATCGCGATGGCCAGCAGTCGCACGTACGGACTCAATGCCGACGCCGACGAAACCGTCCAGGCGCAGCCGTACTCCCTTGCCGGTGACGGTGCGGGTTCCGTCTTCAAGATCTTCACGACCGCTGCGGCGATGGAGAAGGGCCTCGGCATCAACGCGACCCTCGACGTGCCCAAGCGCTTCGAAGCCAAGGGCATGGGTAGCGGTGGTGCGGCAGGCTGCCCGGTCTCGACGTACTGCGTGGAGAACGCCGGCAACTATCCGCCGACGCTGTCCGTGACCGACGCCCTGGCACAGTCCCCAAACACCGCTTTCGTCAAGCTCATCGAGGCGACCGGCGTCACGCCGACCGTCGACATGGCTGTCCGCCTCGGCATGCGCTCGTACGCCGATCCCAACACCTCGGGCTTCGACGAGCGCAGCATGGCCGACTTCCAGAAGGAACAGAACCTCGGTTCGTTCACCCTCGGCCCCACCTGGATCAACCCGCTCGAACTCTCCAACGTCGCGGCCACTCTCGCCTCGCACGGCAAGTGGTGCCCGCCGAGTCCCATCGATTCGGTCTTCGACCGCTACGGCAAGCCGGTGGCCGTCACCGAGCAGGGCTGTGAGCAGGTCGTCGAGCCCGGCTTGGCAGACACACTCGCCAACGCCATGAGCCGTGACGACGTCGGCGCCGGTACGTCTGCCGGTGCCGCGAGCAGCGCCGGATGGAGCCTGCCGATGTCGGGCAAGACGGGTACCACCGAGACCCACAAGTCCTCGGCGTTCCTCGGCTTCACCAACAACCTCGCTGCGGCCGTCTACATCTTCGGCGACTCCCCGACACCCGGCGAGATCTGCTCGAGCCCGCTACGCCCCTGCTACAGCGGCAACCTGTACGGCGGTACCGAACCGGCGAGATCCTGGTTCGCGGCAATGAACCCGGTCGCCAACAACTTCGGGCCCACCTCGCTGCCTCCGATCGACGAGAAGTACGCACGGGGATCACAGAACGGCCAGGTTCCCGAGGTTGTCGGCCTGAGCCAGTCGGCGGCGACGTCGAGGTTGCAGGCGTCCGGCTTCACGGTCAATTCCGTGACCACGGCGTCCGGAGCACGCGCGGGAACGGTCACCGGAGTTTCGCCGTCCGGGTCCGCGATCCCGGGTTCGACCGTCACGATCTACATCAGTGACGGGTCCGTAAGGGCTCCGGCAGCACCCGCATCCCCGGCAGCTCCAGCAGCTCCGGCACCGGGCGCGACTCCCCCGGATGCGACTCCGCCGGGAGGCGAACCCGCACCGCCTGCGGGGACCCCACCGAACTGA
- a CDS encoding WhiB family transcriptional regulator encodes MYTATPSSRLDIEQAEARIAWVTQARCREVDPDQLFVRGAAQRKAATICRHCPVLMQCGADALDNRVEFGVWGGMTERQRRALLKQHPDVDSWSEFFEDQRQHHSAV; translated from the coding sequence ATGTACACAGCCACCCCGAGTAGCCGTTTGGACATCGAGCAGGCCGAGGCACGAATCGCCTGGGTAACTCAGGCGCGATGCCGCGAGGTCGATCCCGACCAACTTTTTGTTCGTGGCGCCGCACAGCGCAAGGCAGCCACCATCTGCCGTCACTGCCCGGTCCTCATGCAGTGCGGAGCAGATGCTCTCGACAATCGTGTCGAGTTCGGTGTGTGGGGCGGAATGACCGAACGTCAGCGCCGTGCACTGCTCAAGCAGCACCCCGACGTCGACTCCTGGTCCGAGTTCTTCGAAGACCAGCGCCAGCATCACTCAGCAGTCTGA
- a CDS encoding ArsA family ATPase translates to MTETTENVTVGSSRTGRRAAPALDISAIIKDPTARIVVCCGAGGVGKTTTAASLALRAAEEGRRVVVLTIDPARRLAQALGVAELDNTPQPVKLGPEATGELHAMMLNMRRTFDEMVIEHSSPEKAEQILANPFYQTVATSFSGTQEYMAMEKLGQLASNDAWDLVIVDTPPSRNALDFLDAPQRLGTFLDGRMIRLLSAPGRGLTRLVAGAMGLALKGVSTIVGSQMLSDASAFVQSLDSMFGGFRERATKTYELLRQPGTHFLVIAAAEPDALREAAFFVDRLAGDSMPLAGLVLNRTHPTLTALPADHAVTAADKLEAKENATEAEALTAAVLRIHAHRAVIAKREIALLSRFTAAHPRVPLIGVPSLPFEVSDLEALRAVGDQLTRKG, encoded by the coding sequence ATGACCGAGACCACCGAGAACGTGACGGTCGGCAGTTCCAGGACCGGCCGACGCGCAGCTCCTGCCCTCGATATTTCGGCGATCATCAAGGACCCGACGGCCCGGATCGTGGTGTGTTGCGGCGCAGGTGGCGTCGGCAAGACCACGACGGCTGCGTCGCTGGCGTTGCGGGCAGCCGAAGAGGGCCGACGCGTAGTCGTCCTCACCATCGATCCGGCCCGTCGCCTCGCACAGGCCTTGGGTGTGGCCGAACTCGACAACACTCCGCAGCCGGTGAAGCTGGGTCCCGAGGCCACGGGCGAACTCCACGCGATGATGCTGAACATGCGTCGGACTTTCGACGAGATGGTCATCGAGCATTCGAGCCCTGAGAAGGCCGAGCAGATCCTGGCGAATCCCTTTTACCAAACCGTTGCCACATCGTTCTCCGGAACGCAGGAGTACATGGCGATGGAGAAGTTGGGGCAGCTGGCGTCGAACGACGCGTGGGATCTGGTGATCGTCGATACCCCGCCGTCGCGCAATGCGCTCGACTTCCTCGACGCTCCACAGAGGCTCGGAACATTCCTCGACGGACGGATGATCCGGCTGCTCTCGGCACCCGGCCGTGGCCTGACCAGGCTCGTGGCCGGCGCGATGGGATTGGCCCTGAAGGGTGTCTCGACCATCGTGGGAAGCCAAATGCTTTCGGATGCATCGGCATTCGTGCAGTCGCTCGACTCGATGTTCGGCGGTTTCCGTGAACGCGCCACGAAGACCTACGAGTTGCTGCGTCAGCCGGGGACTCATTTCCTGGTGATCGCAGCGGCCGAACCCGACGCTCTCCGTGAGGCGGCGTTCTTCGTCGATCGCCTTGCGGGTGACTCGATGCCGTTGGCCGGTCTGGTTCTCAACCGCACTCACCCGACGTTGACGGCTCTGCCTGCCGATCATGCGGTAACCGCCGCCGACAAACTGGAAGCGAAGGAAAATGCGACCGAGGCCGAGGCCCTCACCGCAGCCGTTCTCCGCATCCATGCCCATCGGGCAGTGATCGCGAAGCGAGAAATCGCCTTGCTGAGTCGATTCACCGCAGCTCACCCGAGGGTGCCGCTGATCGGTGTTCCGTCGCTACCGTTCGAGGTCTCGGACCTCGAGGCGCTGCGCGCGGTGGGAGATCAGCTCACTCGTAAGGGCTGA